From Deltaproteobacteria bacterium, the proteins below share one genomic window:
- the rsmB gene encoding 16S rRNA (cytosine(967)-C(5))-methyltransferase — MRRWRGDHRRGASTRAAAHARGGVRDRAETDPGDGAWDVSRPAAIDAREVARRALRRVDAAGGFASVALDDAFAASPLTDRDRALATELVYGVLRHRARIDRALDAAVTRGRLRVSARVRTALRVGVYQLLWLDRVPAHAAVDDAVAAVRRTGGARLAGLANAVLRRVARDGEPPLPEDPRQRVAVEHSLPEWIVDALAASVGDAEVPAAAAALAMPAPLVVRAVAPVDVVLDRLHSECPTARVVPVPGTRAAIAVEGLGAPSALPSFQAGLWTVQDVGSQRVVELVAPEPGQRILDACAGVGGKAAYLAQLAGGGAHVDAVDVSDAKLARLRETVARLGARGVHAVRADLTDPSAPIGDRYDLVLIDAPCSGLGVLRRHPEAKWRVTPGDVAALAGVQRRLLDALAPRADRALVYSVCTFTRQEGPDQVAAFLARHPGWRVEAEVATWPHRDGADAFYAARLARR, encoded by the coding sequence ATGCGGCGATGGCGCGGTGACCATCGCCGAGGTGCAAGCACCCGGGCGGCGGCGCATGCCCGCGGCGGCGTTCGCGACCGGGCGGAGACTGACCCCGGGGATGGTGCTTGGGACGTGAGCCGGCCGGCGGCGATCGACGCGCGGGAGGTCGCCCGCCGGGCGCTGCGCCGAGTGGATGCGGCCGGGGGCTTCGCGTCGGTCGCGCTGGACGACGCGTTCGCCGCGTCGCCGTTGACCGACCGCGATCGCGCGCTGGCGACCGAACTCGTGTACGGCGTGTTGCGCCACCGCGCGCGTATCGACCGCGCGCTCGACGCAGCGGTGACGCGCGGTCGCCTGCGGGTGAGCGCGCGCGTGCGGACCGCCCTCCGCGTCGGGGTGTATCAACTGCTGTGGCTCGATCGCGTGCCGGCGCACGCCGCGGTGGACGATGCAGTGGCTGCGGTGCGGCGGACCGGCGGCGCGCGGCTCGCCGGGCTGGCCAATGCAGTGCTGCGGCGCGTCGCGCGCGATGGCGAGCCGCCGCTGCCGGAAGACCCGCGCCAGCGCGTGGCAGTCGAGCACTCGTTGCCGGAGTGGATCGTCGATGCTCTGGCTGCCTCGGTCGGCGACGCCGAAGTGCCGGCGGCGGCCGCCGCGCTCGCCATGCCGGCGCCGCTCGTCGTGCGCGCGGTCGCGCCGGTCGACGTCGTGCTCGATCGGTTGCATTCCGAGTGCCCGACCGCGCGAGTGGTTCCCGTACCGGGCACGCGCGCGGCGATTGCGGTCGAGGGCCTCGGCGCGCCGTCGGCGTTGCCGTCGTTTCAGGCCGGGTTGTGGACGGTGCAGGACGTCGGCTCGCAGCGGGTGGTGGAACTCGTCGCCCCGGAACCGGGCCAGCGAATTCTCGATGCGTGCGCCGGCGTCGGCGGCAAAGCGGCGTACCTCGCCCAGCTCGCCGGCGGCGGCGCACACGTCGACGCCGTGGACGTGTCGGACGCGAAGCTCGCACGCTTGCGGGAGACCGTGGCGCGACTCGGCGCGCGCGGCGTGCACGCCGTCCGTGCCGATCTGACCGACCCGTCGGCGCCGATCGGCGACCGCTACGACCTCGTGCTCATCGATGCGCCGTGCAGCGGCCTCGGCGTGCTGCGTCGCCACCCGGAGGCCAAATGGCGAGTCACGCCGGGCGACGTGGCGGCATTGGCCGGCGTCCAGCGCCGGCTGCTGGACGCGCTCGCGCCGCGCGCGGACCGCGCGCTGGTCTACAGCGTGTGCACCTTCACCCGGCAGGAGGGGCCCGACCAGGTCGCCGCGTTCCTCGCGCGCCACCCGGGCTGGCGCGTCGAGGCGGAGGTGGCGACGTGGCCGCACCGCGACGGAGCGGATGCGTTCTACGCCGCGCGGTTGGCACGCCGGTAG
- a CDS encoding methionyl-tRNA formyltransferase produces the protein MGSPEFAVPALERLLAQHDVVLVVTQPDKPAGRGKKLTPPPVKRVAQQAGVDVYQPTSARAPEFVDRLRAAAPDVCVVVAYGKILPRPVLDVAPLGCVNIHASLLPKYRGAAPIQWAILRGETVTGVTIMQLDEGMDTGPILLTREVPIAPDDTAGSLHDKLAPIGADLLVEALDGLAAGTIEPRPQDDASATYAPMLTKADGQVDWRRSAREVRDRVRGVDPWPGAFTLVDGAPLKLYGARLASGAGAPGEVLAAEGDGLRVACGDGAVTIAEVQAPGRRRMPAAAFATGRRLTPGMVLGT, from the coding sequence ATGGGGTCGCCCGAGTTTGCCGTGCCGGCGCTCGAGCGGCTGCTCGCCCAGCACGACGTCGTGCTGGTCGTGACGCAGCCCGACAAGCCGGCCGGACGCGGCAAGAAGCTTACTCCGCCGCCGGTCAAGCGCGTGGCACAACAAGCGGGGGTGGATGTCTACCAGCCGACATCCGCGCGCGCGCCGGAGTTCGTCGACCGCTTGCGCGCCGCCGCGCCCGACGTGTGTGTCGTCGTGGCCTACGGCAAGATCCTGCCGCGCCCGGTGCTCGACGTCGCGCCGCTCGGCTGTGTGAACATCCACGCATCGCTGTTGCCGAAGTACCGCGGCGCGGCCCCCATTCAATGGGCCATCCTTCGCGGGGAAACGGTCACGGGGGTCACCATCATGCAGCTCGACGAGGGGATGGACACCGGGCCCATCCTGCTCACCCGGGAGGTGCCGATCGCTCCCGACGACACGGCCGGGTCGCTGCACGACAAGTTGGCGCCGATCGGTGCCGACTTGCTCGTCGAGGCGCTCGACGGGCTAGCTGCCGGCACGATCGAGCCGCGGCCGCAAGACGATGCATCTGCAACGTACGCGCCGATGCTCACGAAAGCTGACGGCCAGGTCGACTGGCGCCGCTCGGCCCGCGAGGTGCGGGATCGCGTGCGGGGTGTCGACCCGTGGCCGGGCGCGTTCACGTTGGTCGACGGCGCGCCATTGAAGCTGTACGGCGCGCGGCTTGCCTCCGGCGCCGGCGCGCCCGGCGAGGTGCTCGCCGCAGAGGGCGACGGCCTGCGCGTGGCATGCGGCGATGGCGCGGTGACCATCGCCGAGGTGCAAGCACCCGGGCGGCGGCGCATGCCCGCGGCGGCGTTCGCGACCGGGCGGAGACTGACCCCGGGGATGGTGCTTGGGACGTGA